In Pedobacter sp. SL55, the following proteins share a genomic window:
- a CDS encoding bifunctional UDP-N-acetylmuramoyl-tripeptide:D-alanyl-D-alanine ligase/alanine racemase codes for MSKADIYTIEQIAEIIKGKGLFVNKDACITSLVIDSRTLSNAPQALFFSIKAQRDGHQFIGNAYQNGIRNFVVSSDIAQDQYPEANWIKVGDALLALQQLAIHHRAKHHLKVLGITGSNGKTVVKEWLYQLLAADFNIVRSPKSYNSQIGVPLSVWQINNSHNLGIFEAGISTVGEMERLAAIIKPSIGILTNIREAHDEGFANKAEKLKEKLQLFEGVETFIYSPEHIVADIALPGKKKFAWSFNQAADLQIVDVLNQGTNTILKAKYAEEQFEVTIPFTDAASIENAVICWATLLAMGYTAQNAANRLSKLVKVGMRLQLINGIDNCSLIDDSYSADISSLSIALDFLNQQNQHPKRTLILSDLHETGKSADELYQEISLLLNQKKINRLIGIGEQIGAHQHLFKIESSFYKDTEHFLANISEQNFHNETILVKGARKFGFEQVVKRLTQKVHDTVLEVNLNALLANLQFYRSKLSPGVKTMAMVKAFSYGSGSFEIANLLQYHKVDYLAVAYVDEGIALRKAGISLPIMVMSPEPSAFDAMLRYQLEPEIYSLEVLQSFLSFLPRDVVDFPIHIKLDTGMHRLGFEHYHMAELAALLKNTQQLEVVSIFTHLVATDDKQHDEFTQLQVIWYEQMYEVLANYLTYKPIRHVLNTSGISRWAQYHFDMVRLGIGLYGFDAALEAQKDRGRADGLRTVATLKTTITQVKHIYANETVGYGRRGSLPNGGQIATVKIGYADGYSRAFGNGVGKMLVDGKLAPTVGAICMDMCMIDITGLNVEVGDEVIVFNEEHSIVALAKEINTIPYEILTNVSQRVKRVYYYE; via the coding sequence ATGTCTAAAGCGGATATTTATACCATTGAACAAATTGCTGAAATAATTAAGGGCAAAGGCTTATTCGTAAATAAAGACGCATGTATTACAAGTTTGGTAATTGATAGCCGTACACTAAGTAATGCGCCGCAAGCGCTGTTTTTTTCCATTAAGGCGCAAAGAGATGGCCATCAATTTATTGGCAACGCTTATCAAAATGGTATCCGTAATTTTGTTGTTTCTAGCGATATAGCGCAAGACCAATATCCGGAAGCTAATTGGATTAAGGTAGGAGATGCACTTTTGGCGCTACAACAGTTGGCGATACATCATCGTGCTAAACACCATTTAAAAGTGCTAGGAATTACCGGTAGCAACGGCAAAACGGTTGTAAAAGAGTGGTTGTATCAATTATTAGCTGCAGATTTTAACATTGTACGCAGTCCCAAAAGCTATAATTCGCAAATAGGCGTTCCCCTTTCGGTATGGCAAATCAATAATAGCCACAATTTAGGGATTTTCGAAGCAGGTATTTCTACGGTTGGAGAAATGGAGCGACTGGCTGCCATTATTAAGCCGAGCATAGGCATACTAACCAATATTCGCGAGGCACATGATGAAGGTTTTGCCAATAAAGCAGAAAAGCTAAAAGAAAAACTACAACTTTTTGAAGGGGTAGAAACCTTTATTTATTCGCCAGAACATATAGTGGCAGATATTGCCTTGCCAGGTAAGAAAAAGTTTGCATGGAGTTTTAACCAAGCCGCAGATCTACAAATAGTGGATGTTTTAAACCAAGGAACAAATACTATTTTAAAAGCGAAATATGCAGAAGAACAATTTGAAGTTACGATACCATTTACAGACGCGGCGTCAATTGAAAATGCAGTAATTTGTTGGGCAACGTTGCTTGCAATGGGATATACTGCACAAAATGCAGCGAACAGGTTGTCAAAACTGGTTAAGGTAGGAATGCGCCTACAGTTGATTAATGGGATAGACAATTGTTCTTTAATTGACGATAGTTACAGTGCTGATATTTCTTCGCTTAGCATTGCTTTGGATTTTTTAAATCAGCAAAATCAACATCCAAAACGAACTTTAATCTTATCTGATTTGCACGAAACGGGTAAATCTGCCGATGAACTTTATCAAGAAATATCACTTTTGCTTAACCAAAAGAAGATAAATCGGTTAATTGGTATAGGCGAACAGATTGGCGCTCATCAACATCTGTTTAAAATAGAAAGTAGTTTTTATAAAGATACTGAACACTTTTTGGCCAACATTAGCGAGCAGAATTTTCATAATGAAACTATTTTGGTAAAAGGTGCCCGTAAGTTTGGTTTTGAACAGGTGGTTAAGCGTTTGACACAAAAAGTACACGATACCGTATTGGAAGTTAATTTGAATGCGCTGTTAGCTAATTTGCAATTTTATAGGTCTAAATTATCTCCAGGTGTAAAAACTATGGCCATGGTAAAGGCATTTTCTTATGGTAGTGGTAGTTTCGAAATCGCCAATTTATTACAGTACCACAAAGTGGATTATTTGGCCGTAGCTTATGTAGATGAGGGTATCGCTCTGCGTAAAGCTGGCATTAGTTTGCCAATTATGGTCATGAGTCCAGAGCCATCTGCATTTGATGCCATGTTAAGGTATCAATTAGAACCAGAAATTTATAGTTTGGAGGTGCTGCAGAGCTTTCTATCTTTCTTACCAAGAGATGTAGTAGATTTTCCAATTCATATTAAACTAGATACTGGAATGCACCGATTGGGATTTGAGCATTACCACATGGCCGAGTTAGCTGCCTTGCTTAAAAACACGCAACAGCTTGAAGTGGTATCTATATTTACACATTTGGTAGCTACAGATGACAAGCAACACGATGAGTTTACCCAATTACAGGTAATTTGGTACGAGCAAATGTACGAGGTATTGGCCAATTACCTTACTTACAAGCCTATTAGGCACGTGCTAAATACTTCGGGCATTAGCCGCTGGGCACAGTATCATTTTGATATGGTAAGGTTAGGGATAGGTTTGTATGGTTTTGATGCTGCGCTTGAAGCTCAAAAAGATAGGGGGAGAGCAGATGGTTTAAGAACTGTGGCCACTTTGAAAACTACCATCACACAAGTTAAACACATTTATGCGAACGAAACGGTAGGCTATGGCAGAAGAGGCAGTTTACCCAATGGCGGGCAAATTGCTACTGTAAAAATTGGCTATGCCGATGGTTATAGCCGTGCTTTTGGTAATGGTGTTGGTAAAATGTTGGTAGATGGGAAATTGGCGCCAACCGTTGGCGCTATTTGTATGGATATGTGTATGATAGATATTACCGGTTTAAATGTGGAAGTAGGAGATGAGGTAATTGTTTTTAATGAAGAGCACAGCATTGTTGCTTTGGCCAAAGAAATCAATACCATTCCTTACGAGATTTTAACCAATGTATCGCAAAGGGTAAAGCGGGTTTATTATTACGAATAA
- a CDS encoding DUF502 domain-containing protein: MNKIGKALLNYLIKGLLIVMPIALSIFIVIWAVSTVDSWLNINNILGVDPNTGESRNIPGLGLVLVLAIILAAGIFVTYFVTEPMYSWFRRWLNKLPLFNFIYTSIKDLTEAFVGDEKKFNHPVLVETEGDMKRIGFLTQNDLSKLDMMDEAIVYFPFSYSFAGQIYIVKKDKIKPLNMSAADAMKLVVSGGVTQL, encoded by the coding sequence ATGAATAAGATTGGAAAAGCACTGTTAAACTACCTAATTAAAGGACTATTAATTGTGATGCCAATTGCCCTTAGTATTTTTATAGTAATTTGGGCAGTTAGTACGGTAGATAGTTGGTTAAATATCAATAACATTTTAGGTGTAGATCCAAATACGGGCGAAAGCCGTAACATTCCGGGTTTAGGTTTGGTATTAGTTTTGGCCATTATTCTTGCGGCGGGCATTTTTGTAACCTATTTTGTAACCGAGCCTATGTACAGCTGGTTTAGACGCTGGTTAAATAAATTACCGCTTTTTAATTTTATTTATACTTCTATTAAAGATCTTACCGAAGCATTTGTTGGCGACGAAAAGAAATTCAATCATCCTGTTTTGGTAGAAACAGAAGGCGATATGAAACGCATAGGTTTTTTAACGCAAAACGACTTGAGCAAGCTGGATATGATGGACGAAGCAATTGTTTACTTCCCATTTTCTTACTCTTTTGCAGGACAAATTTATATTGTAAAGAAAGATAAAATTAAGCCGCTTAACATGAGTGCCGCAGATGCCATGAAACTGGTTGTTAGTGGTGGTGTTACCCAGCTTTAA
- the dnaJ gene encoding molecular chaperone DnaJ yields MSKRDYYDVLGVAKGASAEEIKKAYRKLAIKYHPDKNPDDKSAEDKFKEAAEAYEILSSPEKKQRYDQFGHAGVGGAAGGGGYGGGGMNMEDIFSQFGDIFGGGGGSPFDSFFGGGGQQRGGRRVAKGSNLRIKVKLTLEEIANGAEKKIKVNKQVSCKTCDGTGAKDKGSVSTCSTCGGAGSVRRVTNTILGQMQTTATCPTCHGSGQKITAKCGACHGDGTVRGEETITINIPAGVSEGMQLSMAGKGNAAPNGGVPGDLIILVEETPHETLKREGNNVVYDLHVSIPDAALGASVEVPTIDGKAKIKIEPGTQSGKLLRLKGKGIPEVNSYHRGDQIIHVNIWTPKALNSEERALLEKLRESPNFKPQPGKNDKSFFDKMKEYFE; encoded by the coding sequence ATGAGCAAAAGAGATTATTACGATGTACTTGGAGTTGCTAAGGGCGCATCGGCAGAAGAAATTAAGAAGGCTTACCGTAAACTGGCAATTAAATATCATCCAGATAAAAACCCTGATGACAAATCTGCAGAAGATAAGTTTAAGGAAGCTGCCGAGGCTTATGAAATACTAAGTAGCCCAGAGAAAAAACAACGTTACGACCAGTTTGGACACGCTGGAGTTGGCGGTGCAGCCGGTGGTGGTGGTTACGGCGGTGGCGGCATGAACATGGAAGATATCTTTAGCCAGTTTGGAGATATTTTTGGTGGCGGCGGTGGTAGCCCTTTTGATAGTTTCTTTGGCGGTGGCGGGCAACAGAGAGGTGGTCGCAGAGTGGCCAAGGGATCTAATTTACGTATCAAAGTAAAACTAACTCTAGAAGAAATTGCCAACGGTGCCGAGAAAAAAATCAAGGTTAACAAGCAAGTAAGCTGTAAAACTTGTGATGGCACTGGAGCAAAAGATAAAGGTTCTGTAAGTACGTGTAGCACTTGTGGTGGTGCAGGTTCGGTACGTAGAGTAACCAATACCATTTTAGGACAGATGCAAACTACAGCAACCTGCCCTACTTGTCATGGTAGCGGACAAAAAATTACAGCAAAATGTGGTGCTTGCCATGGCGATGGAACTGTTCGTGGCGAAGAAACCATTACCATCAATATCCCGGCAGGTGTGAGCGAAGGCATGCAATTAAGTATGGCTGGCAAAGGTAATGCAGCACCAAATGGTGGCGTACCCGGAGATTTAATTATCTTAGTTGAAGAAACTCCGCACGAAACCCTTAAAAGAGAAGGAAATAACGTAGTTTACGATTTGCACGTGAGCATTCCAGATGCTGCTTTAGGCGCCAGCGTAGAAGTACCAACCATTGATGGCAAGGCAAAAATTAAGATTGAGCCAGGTACGCAAAGCGGAAAACTGCTTCGCTTAAAAGGAAAAGGTATTCCAGAGGTAAATTCTTACCACAGAGGCGATCAAATTATACACGTAAACATTTGGACGCCAAAAGCTTTAAATAGCGAAGAAAGGGCATTGCTCGAAAAATTAAGAGAATCTCCAAACTTTAAACCGCAACCTGGTAAAAACGACAAAAGTTTCTTCGACAAAATGAAAGAATACTTCGAATAA
- a CDS encoding nucleotide exchange factor GrpE, which yields MFNKKKKEEEPVVENNTAEAAESMNENVNESVENTAAAQNETVASEPVVELSVEEKLQQQVAELNDKYLRLFAEFDNFKRRTQKERVELLQTAGKDIVVSLLPVLDDFERAIKATEKSTEVAPVREGIELVQTKLKSILSQKGLKEIESLNTPFDTDLHEAITQIPSPTEEQKGKVIDQLEKGYTLNDKVVRFAKVVVGA from the coding sequence ATGTTTAATAAGAAGAAGAAAGAAGAAGAACCAGTGGTTGAAAATAATACAGCTGAAGCAGCAGAAAGCATGAATGAAAACGTCAACGAAAGCGTGGAAAATACAGCAGCAGCGCAAAATGAAACAGTAGCTAGCGAGCCCGTAGTTGAATTATCTGTAGAAGAAAAATTACAACAACAAGTTGCAGAGCTAAACGACAAATACCTACGTCTTTTTGCCGAGTTCGACAACTTTAAACGCCGTACACAAAAAGAACGTGTAGAACTTTTGCAAACAGCTGGTAAAGATATCGTTGTTTCTCTTTTGCCTGTATTAGACGATTTTGAACGTGCCATTAAAGCAACAGAAAAATCTACAGAAGTAGCGCCAGTTCGCGAAGGTATTGAGTTGGTACAAACTAAACTGAAAAGCATTTTAAGCCAAAAAGGATTAAAAGAAATCGAAAGTTTAAACACACCTTTTGATACCGATTTACATGAGGCAATAACTCAAATTCCTTCGCCAACAGAAGAGCAAAAAGGAAAGGTAATTGATCAGTTAGAAAAAGGTTATACGCTTAACGACAAAGTAGTGCGTTTCGCAAAAGTGGTAGTGGGAGCATAA
- a CDS encoding fructose-6-phosphate aldolase has translation MYIIKVKGIAKIPDYVQLRDEKFTLLAYFRVDRPDKSLEKLGFGDKQEKIMSFINELPFGQVTKLDI, from the coding sequence ATGTATATTATCAAAGTCAAAGGCATAGCAAAAATACCAGATTACGTACAACTAAGAGACGAAAAGTTTACTTTGCTGGCTTATTTTAGAGTAGACAGACCTGATAAATCTTTAGAGAAATTGGGTTTTGGAGACAAACAGGAAAAAATAATGAGTTTTATTAACGAGTTGCCTTTTGGACAGGTAACTAAACTAGATATTTAA
- a CDS encoding acyl-CoA reductase, with product MSSIRKEHLIFAFKQLGNFLSQPNEALSLAIFSAKNANAWFTEEEVGKAVNALAEMLNETDLEQWFEHIEVTAAPKKVGLILAGNIPLVGFHDVMCVLATGNIALIKLSSSDNKLLPFVLNQLCEFLPELINHIIYAEQLKDFDAVIATGSNNTSRYFEYYFGKVPNIIRRNRNSVAVLTGNETTAEIAALGHDILDYFGMGCRSISKIFIPKGYEIKNFFEPIEQFKDIINHFKYNNNYDYNKSIYLVNQQKHYDNGFLLLKEDEGFSSPLAVLYYETYENVNEVMEKLKQQQEQIQCVVSKIADEDLQTLAFGQSQHPKLWDYADNVDTIAFLLGIRD from the coding sequence ATGTCTTCAATTCGTAAAGAACATTTAATTTTTGCCTTTAAACAGCTTGGCAATTTTCTCAGCCAGCCCAACGAAGCGCTTAGCTTGGCAATTTTTTCGGCCAAAAATGCCAATGCCTGGTTTACCGAAGAAGAGGTAGGCAAAGCTGTAAACGCATTGGCAGAGATGCTAAATGAGACAGATTTAGAACAATGGTTCGAGCATATTGAAGTAACAGCAGCGCCTAAAAAAGTAGGTTTAATCTTAGCGGGCAATATCCCATTGGTTGGTTTTCACGATGTGATGTGTGTACTGGCTACTGGCAACATTGCCCTGATCAAATTATCTTCATCTGATAATAAATTGCTGCCTTTTGTACTAAATCAGCTTTGCGAATTTTTACCAGAATTGATAAATCATATCATTTATGCCGAGCAGCTGAAAGATTTTGATGCGGTAATTGCTACTGGAAGCAATAATACTTCAAGATATTTTGAGTATTATTTTGGGAAAGTGCCTAACATTATTAGAAGAAACCGAAATAGTGTAGCGGTGCTAACTGGCAATGAAACCACAGCAGAAATAGCCGCACTAGGCCACGATATTCTAGATTACTTTGGTATGGGATGCCGTAGTATTTCAAAAATTTTTATCCCTAAAGGTTACGAAATCAAAAACTTTTTTGAACCAATAGAGCAATTTAAAGACATCATTAACCATTTTAAATACAACAACAACTACGATTACAACAAGTCTATCTACTTAGTAAATCAGCAAAAGCACTATGACAATGGCTTTCTACTCCTAAAAGAAGATGAAGGCTTTTCATCGCCTTTGGCAGTACTCTATTATGAAACTTACGAAAATGTAAACGAAGTAATGGAAAAGCTGAAACAACAGCAAGAGCAAATTCAATGTGTAGTGAGCAAAATAGCTGATGAAGATTTACAAACGCTTGCATTTGGGCAAAGCCAACACCCTAAACTTTGGGATTATGCAGATAATGTGGATACGATTGCGTTTTTATTAGGGATTAGGGATTAG
- a CDS encoding 4Fe-4S dicluster domain-containing protein — protein sequence MAIKITDECINCGACEPECPNNAIYDAGTAWRFSDGTNLDGIIDFGGSQIDAGAAQDAVSDEVYYIVSDKCTECKGFHDEPQCAAVCPVDCCVDDEDIRETEEELLAKKAWLHQEN from the coding sequence ATGGCAATTAAAATAACAGACGAATGTATAAACTGTGGGGCATGTGAGCCAGAATGCCCTAATAATGCAATTTATGATGCAGGTACGGCTTGGAGATTTTCTGACGGTACTAATTTAGATGGCATCATTGATTTTGGTGGCTCTCAAATTGATGCGGGCGCTGCTCAAGATGCAGTTTCTGATGAGGTATATTATATTGTTTCTGATAAATGTACCGAGTGTAAAGGTTTTCACGACGAGCCTCAATGTGCTGCTGTTTGTCCAGTAGATTGTTGTGTAGACGATGAAGATATTCGTGAAACGGAAGAAGAATTATTGGCTAAAAAAGCTTGGTTGCACCAAGAGAACTAA
- a CDS encoding EamA family transporter, giving the protein MKLKNIPPIPAVLLAIISVQGGAAIAKGIFPFLGATGTATIRIVLSAIILGLAYRPNLKTITATQWKLVIPYGVVLGAMNLSFYLSLAKIPLGLAVTLEFIGPLALAVSTSRKALDFLWAIMASAGIFLIAPWGENSNIDLIGASLALLAGAFWAAYIIIGGKVSKTMESGDAVSIGMAVASCVVLPFAFADGGLAQVNAKLLTLGLAIALLSSAIPYTLEMSALKHIPAKTFSILMSLEPAVAAICGILFLSEHLSIVEWLAIALVVVASLGASLVKKQTKNEVADPNIEI; this is encoded by the coding sequence ATGAAACTCAAAAACATACCGCCCATTCCTGCTGTTTTGTTAGCCATCATTAGCGTTCAAGGTGGGGCGGCCATTGCCAAAGGCATATTTCCATTTTTAGGTGCTACAGGTACGGCAACGATACGCATTGTATTATCAGCAATTATTTTGGGGCTAGCTTACCGCCCTAATTTAAAAACCATAACTGCCACCCAGTGGAAACTTGTAATCCCTTACGGTGTGGTTTTGGGAGCTATGAATTTGAGTTTCTATCTTTCTTTAGCCAAAATACCATTGGGCTTAGCGGTTACTTTGGAGTTCATTGGCCCACTTGCTTTAGCCGTATCAACTTCTAGGAAAGCCTTAGATTTTTTATGGGCTATCATGGCATCGGCAGGGATTTTTCTAATAGCTCCGTGGGGCGAAAATAGCAACATAGACTTAATTGGTGCTAGTTTGGCTCTTTTAGCTGGGGCATTTTGGGCAGCCTATATCATTATTGGTGGCAAGGTTTCTAAAACAATGGAAAGTGGAGATGCCGTAAGTATTGGTATGGCAGTAGCCAGCTGTGTTGTTTTACCATTTGCTTTTGCCGATGGAGGCTTAGCACAAGTAAACGCCAAGTTACTAACTTTAGGATTGGCCATCGCCTTGCTTTCTAGCGCTATACCTTATACTCTAGAAATGAGTGCCCTAAAGCATATACCAGCAAAAACATTCAGTATTTTAATGAGCTTAGAACCTGCAGTAGCAGCCATTTGCGGTATTTTATTTTTAAGCGAACATCTTTCTATAGTCGAATGGCTTGCTATAGCTTTGGTAGTAGTTGCGAGTTTAGGTGCATCTTTGGTAAAAAAACAAACCAAAAACGAAGTTGCCGATCCTAACATCGAAATATAA
- a CDS encoding glycoside hydrolase family 88 protein, translated as MTRIRKRILFCTLLLASWSIAFGQKTNFVTKSFKAAAPLYDNLLAKTKGNFTDYPHSLYENGEIKYLQIDEWTGGFWPGALWYMYEFTKDKKWKDAALAWTHSLESNQYNTAHHDIGFMMYCSYGNAFRFVKDEKYPKILLQSAKSLCQRYSPVVGSIQSWNKRKSKGDINTWEYPVIMDNMMNLELLFYASKISGDKTYRDVAIKHAEQTMKNHLRKDFSSYHVVNYDPKTGKVLHKQTLQGFSDGSTWARGQAWGIHGFTTVYRETKDKRFLHTAMKMADYFIDNPNLPADKIPYWDFNVGQPGFKPDWDYQPAKFKETPRDASAAAIASAGLLELSTFLKDKEKQKYFNAAVAMLKSLSTDKYLNTDQQNPYFLLKHSTGNLPSGREIDVPLIYADYYFLEALLRYQKITKF; from the coding sequence ATGACTAGAATAAGAAAGCGTATTCTCTTTTGTACACTGTTATTGGCTTCATGGAGTATCGCCTTTGGCCAAAAAACAAATTTTGTAACCAAAAGTTTTAAAGCAGCAGCTCCATTGTATGATAATTTATTGGCTAAAACCAAAGGCAATTTTACCGATTATCCGCACTCGCTATACGAAAACGGCGAAATCAAATATTTGCAGATTGATGAATGGACAGGAGGTTTTTGGCCTGGTGCCTTGTGGTACATGTACGAGTTTACAAAAGACAAAAAATGGAAAGATGCAGCTTTGGCTTGGACACATTCTTTAGAAAGTAACCAATACAATACGGCACATCATGATATTGGCTTTATGATGTATTGCAGTTATGGTAATGCGTTTCGTTTCGTGAAAGATGAAAAATATCCGAAAATTCTACTTCAGTCGGCAAAATCATTGTGCCAAAGATATTCTCCAGTGGTGGGTAGCATCCAATCTTGGAATAAAAGAAAATCAAAAGGCGATATCAATACTTGGGAATATCCGGTAATTATGGACAACATGATGAATTTAGAACTGTTGTTTTATGCAAGCAAAATTAGTGGCGATAAAACTTACAGAGATGTAGCCATAAAACATGCAGAGCAAACCATGAAAAACCATTTAAGAAAAGATTTTAGTTCTTATCATGTGGTAAATTATGATCCTAAAACCGGAAAAGTTCTACATAAACAAACACTGCAAGGTTTTTCTGATGGGTCTACTTGGGCTAGAGGGCAAGCTTGGGGGATACACGGTTTTACTACCGTTTATCGCGAAACAAAAGATAAACGCTTTTTACATACGGCAATGAAAATGGCCGATTATTTTATCGATAATCCAAATCTGCCAGCAGACAAAATTCCTTATTGGGATTTTAACGTGGGGCAACCAGGTTTTAAACCAGATTGGGATTATCAGCCTGCAAAATTTAAAGAAACCCCGAGAGATGCATCTGCCGCAGCCATTGCTAGCGCAGGTTTGCTAGAGCTAAGCACTTTTCTAAAAGATAAAGAAAAACAGAAGTATTTTAATGCTGCTGTGGCGATGTTAAAATCACTTAGTACAGATAAATACCTAAATACAGACCAGCAAAATCCGTACTTTTTATTGAAACATAGTACAGGTAATTTACCTTCGGGCAGAGAAATAGATGTACCATTGATTTATGCAGATTATTACTTTTTGGAAGCTTTATTACGTTATCAAAAAATAACCAAGTTTTAA
- a CDS encoding RNA polymerase sigma factor → MIKSIDHNVDDQYLLTQMKGDDESAFHLLYDRYWEQVYNAAYKRLKDADYAKDITQDIFLQLWSRRKELNIAFVPSYLYMSVRNNVFKWMEKEQRFTTIPDLLSCLEQRSDRADVELLRKEFMAKYEAMVNSLPAAQQTIFKLRFHEDLSTKEIAEKLNISRKTVQNQLGKSVGQLRDALDLLYIVALLHLGN, encoded by the coding sequence ATGATAAAATCAATAGACCATAACGTAGACGATCAATATTTACTAACACAAATGAAAGGCGATGACGAATCTGCCTTTCATTTGCTGTACGATAGGTATTGGGAGCAAGTTTACAATGCTGCATACAAGCGTTTAAAAGATGCCGATTATGCGAAAGATATTACCCAAGATATATTTTTGCAACTGTGGTCTAGAAGAAAAGAGCTAAATATTGCCTTTGTACCTTCTTATCTTTACATGTCTGTTAGAAACAATGTTTTTAAATGGATGGAAAAGGAGCAGCGGTTTACCACAATTCCGGATTTGCTCTCTTGTTTAGAACAACGCAGCGATAGGGCGGATGTAGAATTGCTAAGAAAAGAGTTCATGGCTAAATATGAGGCTATGGTAAACAGCTTGCCGGCAGCACAACAGACTATTTTTAAACTTCGTTTTCACGAAGATTTGAGTACCAAAGAAATTGCAGAAAAGCTCAACATTAGTAGAAAAACTGTACAAAACCAATTAGGCAAAAGCGTAGGGCAGCTTCGCGATGCTTTAGATTTGCTTTACATTGTTGCATTATTGCATCTCGGAAATTAA
- a CDS encoding FecR family protein: MDKKIFLEILNKYNHGKASEQEIEMLHAYYDLFDAEENVLEQMTASQKDNAKQQIATGIAAQMYLTPVKKATFSLNRKWLAAAAMLVLVCSVGILLFNNEKTKPNPNKSQTAAVVIKPGHNQAVLTLADGSTIGLNDKEQGVIVQAAGLKVTKRNADGLVKYESDREAAPSINTIATPRGGQYQLVLEDGTKVWLNAASSIKFPTHFAGSQRMVDITGEVYFEVAKNKKMPFIVRTQNQQIEVLGTHFNVNSYTDEAKETTTLLEGSVKVAKLRNGAVQASVAKILSPGQEASLTSTDKVININPADLEAAVSWKNGYFKFDKADIQTVMRQISRWYNVDVKYQGEISADLFVGKIKRTEDIAGVLRILELSKINTSVKGRTIVITN, translated from the coding sequence ATGGATAAAAAAATATTTCTAGAAATTCTTAATAAGTACAACCATGGTAAGGCTAGCGAGCAAGAAATTGAGATGCTACACGCTTATTACGACTTGTTTGATGCAGAAGAGAATGTGCTAGAGCAGATGACGGCAAGCCAAAAGGATAACGCAAAGCAACAAATTGCGACAGGTATTGCGGCACAAATGTATTTAACGCCTGTTAAAAAGGCTACTTTTTCGTTAAACAGAAAATGGCTAGCTGCAGCGGCAATGCTAGTTTTGGTTTGCTCGGTAGGTATTTTGTTATTTAATAATGAAAAGACCAAGCCAAATCCAAATAAGAGCCAAACAGCGGCGGTAGTAATTAAACCAGGCCACAACCAAGCGGTACTTACTTTGGCCGATGGTTCTACTATTGGCTTAAATGATAAAGAACAGGGCGTAATTGTACAAGCTGCTGGTTTAAAAGTTACCAAAAGAAATGCTGATGGGCTGGTAAAGTACGAATCGGATAGGGAAGCTGCACCATCTATCAACACCATTGCTACACCACGTGGTGGCCAGTACCAATTGGTATTGGAAGACGGAACCAAGGTTTGGTTAAATGCAGCATCATCCATAAAATTTCCTACCCATTTTGCTGGCTCCCAAAGAATGGTTGACATTACCGGGGAAGTGTACTTTGAAGTTGCGAAAAATAAAAAAATGCCTTTTATCGTACGTACACAAAATCAGCAAATAGAAGTTTTAGGCACGCATTTTAACGTAAATAGCTATACAGACGAGGCAAAAGAAACCACCACGCTTTTAGAAGGGAGTGTAAAAGTGGCTAAATTAAGAAATGGAGCGGTCCAAGCTAGTGTTGCTAAAATTTTAAGCCCAGGGCAAGAGGCTTCTTTAACAAGTACCGATAAAGTAATAAACATTAACCCTGCCGATTTGGAAGCAGCGGTTTCATGGAAAAATGGCTATTTTAAATTTGACAAGGCAGATATACAAACTGTAATGCGTCAAATATCGAGATGGTATAATGTAGATGTTAAATACCAAGGAGAGATCAGTGCAGACCTATTTGTAGGCAAAATTAAACGTACCGAAGATATTGCAGGTGTACTAAGGATATTAGAACTGAGTAAAATAAATACTTCTGTAAAAGGAAGAACAATTGTTATAACTAACTAA